A single genomic interval of Acidimicrobiia bacterium harbors:
- a CDS encoding FAD-dependent oxidoreductase: MPVRFVILGGGPAGNTAATVAATLGAEVTLVERDIIGGAAHLWDCIPSKAMIATGGELSELTRSRVMGLRADGNLDFDALRERVASIEGRLHESVRSLLESQGVRMVAGTGRLVSPYTVAIDTADGTEQIDADAILLATGSRPRIPDWVTVDGERILTTRQAYPPPEIPEHLVVVGSGVTGVEFTHMFSALGAHVTLVVSRQQVLPNKDAEVAAVLEQEFLSRGVKLLKGARAIAIERDGSKVFVSCDDGRRADGSHGLLCIGSIPNSDGLGCDAAGVHVDDGGYVPGNRHCQTNVPHIYSAGDLSGRLPLSSVAAMQGRKIAEHVMGLTAVAHRHLDYDKAASAIFTEPEIADVGLVEAEAFAVGRKLRVTKVPFSANAQALIKGDSRGFVKVLSDPATGVVLGGSIVGRNAAELISIIAVAVTNRLTVTDIVDSLLVHPALAESLAEAAS; the protein is encoded by the coding sequence TCCCGCGGGAAATACCGCGGCCACTGTCGCGGCGACGCTCGGCGCCGAGGTCACGCTCGTCGAGCGCGACATCATCGGCGGCGCCGCGCACCTCTGGGACTGCATCCCGTCGAAGGCGATGATCGCGACCGGCGGCGAGCTGTCGGAGCTCACGCGTTCGCGGGTCATGGGCCTGCGCGCCGACGGCAACCTCGATTTCGACGCGCTGCGCGAGCGCGTCGCGTCGATCGAAGGCCGGCTCCACGAGTCGGTGCGCAGCCTGCTCGAGTCGCAGGGCGTGCGCATGGTCGCGGGCACGGGTCGGCTCGTGTCGCCGTACACCGTCGCGATCGACACCGCCGACGGCACCGAGCAGATCGACGCCGACGCGATCTTGCTCGCGACCGGCTCGCGTCCGCGCATCCCCGACTGGGTGACCGTCGACGGTGAGCGCATCCTGACGACCCGACAGGCGTATCCGCCGCCGGAGATCCCCGAGCATCTCGTCGTCGTGGGTTCGGGCGTCACCGGCGTCGAGTTCACGCACATGTTCAGCGCGCTCGGCGCGCACGTGACGCTCGTCGTCTCGCGTCAACAGGTGCTACCGAACAAGGACGCGGAGGTCGCGGCCGTGCTCGAGCAGGAGTTCCTGTCGCGCGGCGTGAAGCTGTTGAAGGGCGCGCGCGCGATCGCGATCGAGCGCGACGGTTCGAAGGTGTTCGTGTCGTGCGACGACGGTCGCCGCGCCGACGGCTCGCACGGCCTGCTCTGCATCGGCTCGATCCCCAACAGCGACGGCCTCGGCTGCGACGCCGCGGGTGTGCACGTCGACGACGGCGGTTACGTGCCGGGCAACCGCCACTGCCAGACCAACGTGCCGCACATCTACAGCGCCGGCGACCTGTCGGGACGGCTGCCGCTGTCGTCGGTCGCGGCGATGCAGGGTCGCAAGATCGCGGAGCACGTGATGGGGCTCACCGCGGTCGCGCACCGCCACCTCGACTACGACAAGGCCGCGTCCGCGATCTTCACCGAGCCCGAGATCGCCGACGTCGGTCTCGTCGAGGCCGAGGCGTTCGCGGTCGGTCGCAAGCTGCGCGTCACGAAGGTGCCGTTCTCGGCGAACGCGCAGGCGCTCATCAAGGGCGACTCGCGGGGCTTCGTGAAGGTGCTCTCCGACCCCGCGACGGGTGTCGTGCTCGGCGGCTCGATCGTCGGTCGCAACGCGGCCGAGCTCATCAGCATCATCGCGGTCGCGGTCACGAACCGCCTCACCGTGACCGACATCGTCGACTCGCTGCTCGTCCACCCCGCGCTCGCGGAATCACTCGCCGAAGCCGCCTCGTAA
- a CDS encoding NAD-dependent epimerase/dehydratase family protein, whose amino-acid sequence MRALVTGAAGFVGSHLVDALVARGDTVVAVDSLTPYYDISQKRANAQSTGIELVEADLRTSPIEPLLDGVDVVFHQSAQPGVRLSWSKGFREYVEQNVLVTQRLLDAVHAVATPRFVYASSSSVYGTQLRYPTTETDLPAPFSPYGVTKLAAEHLCGVFAANWGLSTVSLRYFTVFGPRQRPDMSIHRLCEAAINGDEFPLFGDGSQIREFTYVSDIVAGNLAAADADVAPGTIVNLAGGAEITISDLISLVESIAGAPIAVDRCAAEPGDSRRNGGAIDRARELLGWEPKVSLRDGIAAQLEWHRARN is encoded by the coding sequence GTGCGCGCGCTGGTTACCGGGGCCGCCGGCTTCGTCGGCAGCCATCTCGTCGATGCGCTCGTCGCGCGCGGCGATACCGTCGTCGCGGTCGACTCGCTGACGCCGTACTACGACATCTCGCAGAAGCGCGCGAACGCACAGTCGACAGGAATCGAGCTGGTCGAGGCGGATCTCCGCACCTCGCCGATCGAACCGTTGCTCGACGGTGTCGACGTCGTCTTCCATCAGTCCGCGCAGCCCGGCGTGCGGCTCTCGTGGTCGAAGGGCTTCCGCGAGTACGTCGAGCAGAACGTGCTCGTCACCCAGCGGCTGCTCGACGCGGTGCACGCCGTTGCCACGCCGCGGTTCGTGTATGCGTCGAGCTCGTCGGTGTACGGCACGCAGTTGCGCTACCCGACGACCGAGACGGATCTGCCCGCGCCGTTCAGCCCGTACGGCGTCACGAAGCTCGCGGCCGAGCACCTCTGCGGCGTGTTCGCCGCGAACTGGGGACTGTCGACGGTGTCGCTCCGCTACTTCACCGTGTTCGGACCGCGGCAGCGCCCCGACATGTCGATCCACCGACTCTGCGAGGCCGCGATCAACGGCGACGAGTTCCCGTTGTTCGGCGACGGCTCGCAGATCCGCGAGTTCACGTACGTCTCCGACATCGTCGCGGGCAACCTCGCCGCGGCCGACGCCGACGTCGCACCGGGCACGATCGTGAACCTCGCGGGCGGCGCGGAGATCACGATCTCCGACCTCATCTCATTGGTCGAATCGATCGCGGGCGCGCCGATCGCGGTCGACCGTTGCGCCGCCGAGCCCGGCGACTCCCGCCGCAACGGCGGCGCGATCGACCGGGCGCGCGAGCTGCTCGGATGGGAGCCGAAGGTGTCGCTGCGCGATGGCATCGCCGCCCAGTTGGAGTGGCACCGCGCGCGCAACTGA
- a CDS encoding DUF222 domain-containing protein, with the protein MDFAASRDYPALDAAIRHYHLRADALDDRDPADRNGAHISHLGSRWIVGADLDELAGTTVDEAIRAATDRPSDDDHRTTTKRGADAIETVCRFFLDRAENPIEGGERPHVAIVHGACGPLVARPLPQATIDRLLCDAQVSPIVLDPDGVPLAVGRTRYTPNRAQRRAVMTRDGRCRFPGCNRRPSWCEVHHVRAWAKNGPTDLANLACLCAFHHHLVHQPGWRATFDGITFTVTRPDGTVVARTVNQGASQRASRGDGHQRVRVGAAPEVAEVDVGDHAERS; encoded by the coding sequence GTGGATTTCGCGGCGAGCCGCGACTACCCCGCGCTCGACGCGGCGATCCGTCACTACCACCTGCGCGCCGACGCGCTCGACGACCGCGACCCGGCCGATCGCAACGGCGCGCACATCTCACACCTCGGCTCGCGCTGGATCGTCGGAGCCGACCTCGACGAGCTCGCGGGCACGACCGTCGACGAAGCGATCCGTGCCGCCACGGACCGGCCGAGCGACGACGACCACCGCACCACGACGAAGCGCGGCGCCGACGCGATCGAGACGGTCTGCCGATTCTTCCTCGATCGTGCCGAGAACCCGATCGAAGGTGGAGAACGGCCGCACGTCGCGATCGTGCACGGCGCGTGTGGTCCGCTCGTCGCGAGGCCGCTCCCGCAGGCGACCATCGACCGCCTCTTGTGCGACGCGCAGGTCTCGCCGATCGTCCTCGATCCCGACGGCGTTCCGCTCGCCGTCGGACGCACTCGGTACACGCCGAACCGTGCGCAACGCCGGGCGGTGATGACTCGGGACGGCCGGTGCCGCTTCCCCGGCTGCAATCGAAGACCGAGCTGGTGCGAGGTCCACCATGTCCGGGCATGGGCGAAGAATGGTCCGACCGACCTTGCGAACCTCGCTTGCCTGTGCGCGTTCCATCACCACCTCGTGCACCAACCGGGTTGGCGCGCGACGTTCGACGGCATCACGTTCACCGTGACGCGCCCCGACGGCACCGTGGTCGCACGAACGGTGAACCAGGGCGCGTCGCAGCGCGCGTCACGCGGTGATGGTCACCAACGCGTTCGAGTGGGCGCCGCGCCGGAGGTCGCCGAAGTCGACGTGGGTGATCACGCGGAACGTTCGTGA